Proteins from a single region of Styela clava chromosome 1, kaStyClav1.hap1.2, whole genome shotgun sequence:
- the LOC120325446 gene encoding uncharacterized protein LOC120325446, giving the protein MLDPGIPIHYSSPEHEVPVTQKILVSPILPDNCEQPLDPQISAEQLLLPNYVKPEIKPDFKSAKHDIVYDDVRAGMRAPDVAKPFATEMPNMTLNAVAQLTRAMMAGMTDVANIIKQGFTLPQIKLSVFDGNVLKYPEFVREFNNYIGSCKLDTATKLNYLISHCTGEAKEAIKSCGNLPSEEGYNLARNILHKNYGQTHLIIDAHLNLLCEGPAIKVNDIEAWDKLLTQARSTFITFSQFGIRANLDDLTVLRKIVKRFPSQQLWKFANLANDRYNAGDLVNFDTLLSFMESVSNVNRSGFGKLARESQRKKKVDDLGGTRSNRKVSSFLISEENSSKDIPKCKSHELKCMMCDGSHRLWNCAKFKEKEVSFRHRFVRQKNICFNCLIPGHWTSRCQSKIHCRVEGCDLKHHTLLHFKHSKNGQTNSKVDLRNSTDDTQSEKHEVSSYSSSKEAGSEPAEETGAHVSSSFCSSRETALHVRRKVVPVRCWGSDGRSCDTYAFLDDGSDVSLCTNDLMKRLGIKGIKDEIVLKTLGGVVKTDSARVSLNIRGLREVHSIHIKGVRVLDRLPSDLEINIPSNADSLRCNHIQDLNFPTLENAKVEILVGVDAPEAHVISGMRRGKKGQPYAARTALGWALFGPDDTYNQCDESHVDNVSWISLNNERLHEQMEKAFETEFSGCNAYDTAPSIEDKAALSIMANTICKVDGHYQVSIPWKRKDAELPNNIKIAESRLNNLKKRLLRDPELHDKYKKKMEEYISNGHASRISDNKLEHTKKTWYLPHHCTGGKFRIVFDASARYQDTSLNDNILCGPSQTNSLIGVLSRFRQEKIAVVADIKSMYHQVLVTPEDREALRFLWWPDGDLKQPVAEYQMNVHLFGGNWSPSVACYALRRVAEDNANHEDEETLNAIRKSFYVDDLERSEPTVPLALKRIKEVCGLLENGGFHLSKFSSNSIEVMNSIPEVDRAVSSVNLNLDKVSSQKVLGLSWNIPLDSFVFEVDIQQKPHTRRGLLSMLSQVFDPLGMLGPFLLPMKKLLQRLCAQDLSWDDDLPMNAIKLWENWIGQLSELAKVRVPRWLHGTRYESCKMQLHTFCDASESGLGAVSYVRVVSTSGAVQCEFVAGKSRVTPLKAVSIPRLELCAAVVAAKLSAMIQSELEYKFERIVYWTDSMSVLQYINNVSTRFKVFVANRIATIHELSEPSQWRHVRTKDNPADVASRGVMPSKLNKCNMWFQGPNFLCDSEENWPERPKILPQVSDNDPETKSTRQVCATTGKSKPALFKILERYSSWTKLCRSVAWLCRFKKCFLWKYGKKDKPKFHQIGLSVDELKMASTNVIRLVQDEAFSSEDVKLTKSSSLKSLTPCLIDGVICVGGRLQRSSLSRESKHQLILPYHHHVTDLIIDHYHHQEGHSGVLHILSVIREKFWIIKGHSAIRNRIRRCLKCKMMHSKSGTQIMAPLPEVRVTPGNSPFASTGVDLMGPVLIKSGRSEVKRWAAIFTCMATRALHIEVVNSLDASAFLEAFDRFTARRGLPLEVFSDNGTNFTASNKYLKEGVQRWNESVHQSLSQKEIKWNFNPPAASHWGGCWERMIRSVRKVLTALVGERQLTEASFYTFLTQVERILNNRPITAVGDDPKDLKALTPGMLLTGRLDPSYPSDIFLKADGYRKSWKLVQWMADQFWNRWVKEYLQILQTRQKWQQQKRNLLLEI; this is encoded by the coding sequence ATGTTGGATCCAGGCATACCTATCCATTACTCAAGCCCGGAGCATGAGGTGCCTGTGACTCAGAAGATATTGGTGAGTCCTATTTTACCTGATAATTGCGAGCAACCACTAGATCCACAGATTAGTGCGGAGCAATTATTGTTGCCTAATTACGTCAAGCCAGAGATTAAGCCTGATTTCAAATCTGCCAAGCATGATATCGTGTATGATGATGTTAGGGCAGGCATGAGGGCGCCAGATGTGGCCAAGCCTTTTGCTACTGAAATGCCTAACATGACACTGAATGCTGTAGCGCAATTGACCAGGGCGATGATGGCGGGCATGACTGATGTGGCAAATATAATCAAGCAGGGATTCACATTACCTCAGATTAAGCTTTCTGTATTTGACGGGAACGTACTAAAATATCCTGAATTCGTTCGTGAATTCAATAACTATATTGGATCATGCAAACTGGACACTgctacaaaattaaattatctaATATCTCATTGCACTGGTGAAGCAAAGGAAGCTATAAAATCATGTGGAAATTTACCATCAGAAGAGGGATACAATTTGGCTCGTAATATTCTTCATAAAAATTATGGTCAAACTCATTTAATTATTGACGCACATCTTAATTTGTTGTGTGAGGGACCCGCAATAAAAGTTAATGACATTGAAGCTTGGGATAAATTGCTTACTCAAGCAAGAAGCACATTTATAACATTTTCACAATTTGGTATTAGAGCCAATTTGGATGACTTAACTGTACTAAGGAAAATTGTCAAAAGGTTTCCATCTCAGCAATTGTGGAAATTTGCAAATTTGGCCAACGATCGTTATAATGCTGGAGATTTGGTAAACTTCGATACACTGTTATCATTTATGGAATCTGTGTCAAATGTCAATCGATCAGGTTTTGGCAAACTTGCTCGTGAATCACAAAGGAAGAAGAAAGTTGACGACTTGGGAGGTACTCGTAGTAATCGCAAGGTGTCATCCTTTCTCATATCCGAAGAAAACTCTAGTAAGGACATTCCAAAATGTAAAAGTCATGAGTTGAAGTGCATGATGTGTGACGGTAGTCATCGATTGTGGAATTGTGCAAAATTCAAAGAAAAAGAAGTTTCATTCAGACACAGGTTTGTGCGACAGAAGAATATCTGTTTTAATTGTTTGATTCCTGGTCACTGGACAAGCCGGTGTCAATCTAAAATTCACTGTAGAGTGGAAGGCTGTGATCTAAAACATCATACACTGTTACACTTTAAGCATTCAAAAAATGGACAAACAAACTCTAAAGTTGACTTGCGTAACTCAACTGACGACACTCAGTCTGAGAAACATGAAGTCAGTAGTTATTCATCATCGAAGGAGGCCGGGTCTGAACCAGCTGAAGAGACTGGGGCTCATGTTTCATCATCATTTTGTTCATCAAGGGAGACAGCATTACATGTTCGTAGGAAGGTAGTACCAGTTAGATGTTGGGGATCGGATGGCCGATCTTGCGACACGTATGCCTTTCTGGATGATGGTTCTGATGTATCGCTATGTACAAATGATTTGATGAAGAGGCTTGGCATAAAAGGTATCAAAGatgaaattgttttgaaaaccTTGGGTGGTGTCGTTAAGACTGACAGTGCTCGAGTATCATTGAATATCCGTGGATTGCGTGAAGTGCATTCAATTCACATCAAAGGCGTCAGAGTTCTGGATAGACTTCCATCCGATCTGGAGATTAACATTCCTTCGAATGCTGATTCGTTAAGATGCAATCACATTCAGGACTTGAATTTTCCAACGCTGGAAAATGCCAAAGTTGAGATTTTGGTAGGCGTGGATGCTCCAGAGGCGCATGTAATTTCTGGAATGAGACGCGGGAAAAAGGGTCAACCATATGCGGCAAGAACGGCTCTAGGCTGGGCGTTGTTCGGTCCTGATGATACTTACAATCAGTGTGATGAATCTCATGTTGACAACGTTTCATGGATTTCTTTGAACAATGAGAGGCTACATGAGCAAATGGAGAAAGCGTTTGAAACGGAGTTTTCAGGTTGCAATGCATACGATACTGCTCCTTCAATAGAAGATAAGGCTGCATTATCAATTATGGCAAATACCATCTGTAAAGTGGATGGTCATTATCAAGTGAGCATTCCGTGGAAAAGGAAAGACGCAGAATTGccaaataacataaaaattgcTGAGTCACGTCTCAACAATTTGAAGAAAAGATTGCTTCGTGATCCAGAATTGCATGATAAATATAAGAAGAAAATGGAAGAATACATATCGAATGGTCATGCAAGCAGAATTTCGGATAACAAGCTGGAACACACCAAAAAGACGTGGTATCTTCCTCATCACTGCACAGGAGGAAAGTTTCGGATTGTTTTTGATGCTTCTGCTAGATACCAAGACACGTCTCTTAATGACAATATTCTATGTGGACCTTCTCAAACTAATTCGCTAATTGGTGTCCTGTCAAGATTTCGACAAGAGAAGATTGCTGTGGTTGCTGATATCAAAAGTATGTATCACCAGGTTCTAGTCACACCTGAAGATCGTGAAGCATTGAGATTTTTATGGTGGCCAGATGGTGATCTCAAACAACCAGTAGCTGAGTATCAAATGAACGTTCATCTTTTTGGTGGAAATTGGTCGCCAAGTGTTGCATGCTACGCTTTAAGACGGGTAGCTGAAGATAATGCAAaccatgaagatgaagaaaccTTGAATGCTATTAGAAAGAGTTTTTATGTCGATGACTTAGAACGATCTGAGCCGACTGTTCCTCTTGCATTGAAACGAATTAAGGAAGTTTGCGGTTTATTGGAAAATGGGGGTTTCCATCTTTCGAAGTTTTCCAGCAATAGCATTGAAGTTATGAATTCTATACCTGAAGTTGACAGAGCTGTTTCATCAGTGAATTTAAATCTTGACAAAGTGTCATCGCAGAAAGTACTCGGACTGTCGTGGAATATTCCACTAGATTCCTTTGTATTTGAAGTCGATATTCAGCAGAAACCACATACTCGGAGGGGATTGCTCTCAATGCTGAGTCAAGTCTTTGATCCGTTGGGTATGCTGGGCCCATTCCTGTTGCCAATGAAGAAGTTATTGCAACGTTTGTGTGCCCAGGATCTCAGCTGGGATGATGACCTTCCTATGAATGCAATTAAACTATGGGAGAATTGGATTGGACAATTATCTGAATTGGCAAAAGTGAGGGTACCAAGATGGCTGCATGGAACTAGGTATGAATCATGCAAGATGCAGTTGCATACCTTTTGTGATGCCAGTGAATCTGGTCTTGGAGCAGTTTCTTACGTAAGAGTTGTCAGCACTTCTGGAGCAGTTCAATGTGAATTTGTCGCAGGAAAATCTAGAGTAACTCCTTTGAAGGCGGTATCAATTCCTCGATTAGAACTGTGCGCAGCGGTGGTTGCAGCAAAACTAAGTGCTATGATTCAATCGGAATtggaatataaatttgaaaggaTCGTCTACTGGACAGATTCAATGTCTGTTTTACAGTACATCAATAATGTGTCAACCCGATTTAAAGTTTTTGTTGCAAATCGAATTGCAACCATTCATGAACTTTCAGAGCCATCGCAGTGGCGTCATGTGAGAACGAAGGATAATCCAGCTGACGTTGCTTCGAGAGGAGTAATGCCTAGCAAATTGAACAAGTGCAACATGTGGTTTCAGGGACCAAACTTTCTTTGTGATTCGGAGGAAAACTGGCCTGAAAGACCAAAGATATTACCACAGGTTTCAGATAATGATCCAGAAACAAAATCGACACGTCAAGTGTGTGCAACAACTGGAAAATCGAAGCCAGCTCTATTCAAAATCTTGGAAAGATATTCATCATGGACGAAGCTATGTAGAAGTGTTGCCTGGTTGTGTCGCTTCAAGAAATGTTTTCTGTGGAAGTATGGTAAGAAGGATAAACctaaatttcatcaaattggatTGAGTGTTGATGAACTCAAGATGGCATCAACTAATGTCATTCGACTTGTACAAGATGAAGCATTTTCTAGTGAAGATGTGAAACTGACTAAATCATCAAGTTTGAAGAGTTTGACACCATGCTTGATCGATGGAGTAATTTGCGTTGGTGGAAGACTTCAGCGCTCAAGTTTATCTCGAGAATCGAAGCATCAACTGATTTTACCATATCATCATCATGTTACAGACTTGATAATCGACCATTATCATCATCAAGAAGGACACAGTGGTGTATTGCACATTTTGTCTGTGATCAGGGAAAAGTTTTGGATAATCAAAGGGCATTCTGCAATCAGAAATCGAATACGAAGATGTCTAAAGTGTAAAATGATGCATTCTAAGTCTGGAACACAAATTATGGCACCATTACCAGAAGTTAGAGTAACACCAGGAAATTCTCCTTTTGCAAGTACAGGAGTAGATTTGATGGGACCGGTATTGATCAAGTCTGGCCGGAGTGAAGTCAAAAGATGGGCTGCTATATTCACCTGCATGGCTACTAGAGCTCTCCATATTGAAGTTGTCAATTCTTTGGACGCATCAGCATTTCTTGAGGCCTTTGATCGTTTTACTGCAAGACGGGGTTTGCCTTTGGAAGTGTTTTCTGACAATGGTACAAATTTTACTGCATCTAACAAATATCTGAAGGAGGGTGTGCAAAGATGGAACGAGTCGGTTCATCAGAGTCTCAGCCAAAAAGAAATAAAGTGGAATTTTAACCCTCCTGCTGCCAGTCATTGGGGCGGTTGTTGGGAACGCATGATACGCTCTGTCAGAAAAGTGTTAACTGCTCTTGTTGGGGAACGGCAGCTGACGGAGGCATCTTTCTACACCTTCCTGACACAAGTAGAAAGGATACTGAATAACCGACCAATCACAGCCGTTGGAGATGACCCTAAGGATTTGAAAGCGCTAACACCTGGAATGTTACTGACTGGACGTCTAGATCCTTCATATCCATCTGATATATTTCTCAAGGCTGATGGATACAGAAAATCATGGAAGTTGGTTCAGTGGATGGCAGATCAATTTTGGAATCGTTGGGTGAAGGAGTATTTGCAAATACTACAGACTCGTCAAAAATGGCAACAACAAAAGAGGAATTTGCTGTTGGAGATTTAG
- the LOC120348492 gene encoding ankyrin repeat and SAM domain-containing protein 6-like: MMYDLCNVPQSIQNLLLAVENGDTHKVQSILDQDISVETTDADGNSLLQIAAANGHENIVRLLLIRGAALDRKNLYGWTPLMQAARYGHESVVLHLLNSKTDINTTTMMGISALTLAVKGGHNKVVEILLENHFTVDCVENTLHFATPLMVATLGGRDDLLRTLLRWGVPADQRHIATGWTALMVTAMTGQLPMARLLVDKGCDPNRKNRHEKTALAIATECELREIRGYLDRKTTDKPEKVDDQGIKIIAAVKKGDYEKVKEILINHKDECNATTTDGATPLMYAAITGQTEMIKLLVENGADVNAKDYENGWTALMQATYYSKVEAAKCLIGLNADVGCRAKNNITAFDMALLINAPTSLFRLLAEHAMQTSNSSAANGKTIVEGDVVPSKLTNTTMAWANTVPCEIQATDDRQKEAPGQGTQKKSMWSKLGKPFKNIKLTRTFRSTFKNPNKVDNFESTLIASGDDACDQKDGSHGNSVTIADPYSMTNHSAPKSRLPEEKLALIQPPFQSTAGVDRHNTNSQKKTLGSRTSMSASLNSSGESSVSRSVVKPVKFLQSPGNSGCSNTGSSPHSSGGASDVTHSFSLPKHGNNPHKQSGDRYSDTVLSKMAQMKQRKDTSSNASGGRIRGSISAEQLSVQPHQKTHGHRRMGSRVSIVSSQSTSSTLTPPRSPEPQTHSDKMRSRYTGSGSRGMSSPDSTHSHKKKRRARPVSRPTSFNEDDELSVILQKLSLENYHPIFEKEEIDMDTFLTMTNGDLRSLGITQEFPRQQLLKAINHLSEGKENYKKPGGIPTYSYSITSDSERNSSKKSSSSTQFEPPSWSYYSNVKPRSGS; this comes from the coding sequence ATGATGTATGATCTATGTAATGTACCTCAGTCTATTCAAAATCTACTGTTGGCGGTCGAAAATGGTGACACACACAAAGTTCAATCAATTTTGGATCAAGATATTTCAGTTGAAACCACTGATGCAGATGGGAATAGTTTGTTACAAATAGCAGCTGCAAATGGTCATGAAAACATAGTCAGACTTCTTTTAATTAGAGGTGCTGCACTTGATAGAAAAAATCTATACGGTTGGACACCTTTAATGCAAGCAGCACGATATGGCCATGAAAGTGTGGTATTACATTTGCTAAACAGCAAAACGGATATTAATACAACAACAATGATGGGAATTTCAGCCTTGACTTTAGCGGTGAAGGGGGGTCATAACAAGGTTGTGGAGATTTTACTTGAAAATCACTTCACTGTTGACTGTGTTGAAAATACTCTCCATTTTGCTACTCCTCTCATGGTGGCAACATTGGGTGGCAGGGATGATTTGCTCCGTACCTTATTGCGATGGGGAGTGCCAGCTGACCAAAGGCATATTGCTACAGGTTGGACTGCTCTGATGGTGACTGCGATGACTGGACAACTACCCATGGCTCGTTTATTGGTTGATAAAGGCTGCGATCCAAATCGTAAAAACCGGCATGAAAAAACAGCTCTTGCAATTGCCACAGAGTGTGAACTACGGGAGATTAGGGGATATCTAGATAGAAAAACGACAGATAAACCTGAAAAAGTTGATGATCAAGGTATCAAAATCATAGCTGCTGTTAAAAAAGGTGATTATGAAAAAGTCAAAGAAATTTTAATCAACCACAAAGATGAATGTAATGCAACAACAACTGATGGTGCCACACCACTCATGTATGCAGCTATTACTGGACAAACAGAAATGATTAAATTGCTCGTTGAAAATGGAGCAGACGTTAATGCCAAAGATTATGAAAATGGTTGGACAGCTCTAATGCAAGCAACTTACTACAGTAAAGTTGAGGCTGCCAAGTGCTTAATTGGATTGAATGCAGATGTGGGATGTAGAGCCAAAAATAATATAACTGCCTTCGATATGGCACTCTTAATCAATGCACCTACAAGTCTTTTCAGATTACTTGCAGAACATGCTATGCAGACAAGTAATTCATCAGCTGCAAATGGAAAAACAATAGTAGAAGGAGATGTTGTACCGAGCAAATTAACAAACACTACTATGGCCTGGGCAAACACTGTACCGTGTGAAATACAAGCTACTGATGATAGACAGAAGGAAGCACCAGGTCAAGGTACACAGAAGAAAAGCATGTGGTCTAAGTTAGGCAAgccatttaaaaatattaaactgaCTCGTACTTTTCGGAGCACATTCAAGAATCCCAATAAAGTGGATAATTTTGAAAGTACGTTAATAGCATCTGGTGATGACGCATGTGATCAAAAAGATGGTTCACATGGCAACAGTGTAACAATAGCGGATCCTTATAGCATGACAAATCACAGTGCACCAAAGTCCAGATTGCCTGAAGAGAAATTGGCTCTTATTCAGCCTCCTTTTCAGTCAACAGCGGGAGTTGATCGACACAACACCAATTCACAAAAAAAGACACTAGGTTCGAGAACATCAATGTCTGCAAGTTTAAATAGTAGTGGTGAAAGCTCTGTCAGTCGTAGTGTTGTTAAACCTGTCAAGTTCTTGCAAAGCCCAGGAAATTCAGGTTGTTCAAACACTGGCAGTAGTCCACATTCTTCTGGTGGTGCGAGTGATGTCACGCATAGCTTCTCATTGCCTAAACATGGAAATAATCCGCACAAACAATCCGGTGATCGATATTCTGACACTGTTCTTTCAAAGATGGCCCAAATGAAACAAAGGAAAGATACTTCTTCGAATGCAAGTGGTGGGAGAATAAGGGGATCCATATCTGCGGAACAACTATCAGTCCAACCCCACCAAAAGACTCATGGTCACAGACGCATGGGAAGTAGAGTATCCATTGTGTCATCCCAGAGTACAAGCTCAACTTTGACTCCTCCAAGGAGTCCAGAACCTCAGACTCACTCGGATAAAATGCGATCTAGGTACACTGGATCTGGAAGTCGAGGAATGTCATCCCCCGATTCTACTCATAGTCATAAAAAGAAGAGACGTGCGAGGCCCGTATCAAGACCAACTTCATTCAATGAAGATGATGAACTATCTGTTATCCTTCAGAAACTTTCTCTTGAAAATTACCACccaatttttgaaaaagagGAAATTGACATGGATACATTTCTTACAATGACAAATGGTGATTTAAGGTCTCTTGGAATAACACAAGAATTCCCAAGACAGCAACTTCTGAAAGCAATTAACCATTTAAGTGAAGGAAAAGAGAACTATAAAAAACCGGGAGGTATTCCTACATATTCATATAGTATTACTAGTGATTCAGAACGAAATTCAAGTAAGAAATCGAGTAGTTCAACGCAGTTTGAACCTCCATCATGGAGCTATTACTCTAATGTTAAGCCTCGTTCAGGAtcatga